A stretch of Alkalicella caledoniensis DNA encodes these proteins:
- a CDS encoding YheC/YheD family protein encodes MRFNPSDIPKIAITGSVGKTTTREMLGSILDVKWKVLKNSENKNLPLQNKAALNNYNSSYKAILLEMGMGQPGAAKRHCKIIEPNIAIITKIGRAHYGNLGNSIESTAKNKSELIKYMHPTGTLLINADDENSRLLETDKFKGEIVTIGIANKADYQASEVEFLEDGMGFKVGENSFFVPTFGVHNVYNALFAIATAHRLKFSMDEIRKGLENYQVPTKRLNFHFLKENSILIDDTVNANPESVKTAIDVLAEKGKGRKKIVVLGSMKELGDYETRGHMEVGQYLVQNNVDFIFTYGKEAELIGVGAIEKGFPKDRVRHFDNKTKLHKELCVAIEKESIILVKGSSKMRMYQTIRYIKDYLQYTLCIDDNLRGPYIKMNTYTFESLGVESKYINLHFGALVKKLEVHIDPKAENGTITLPKQLNETISIPDVTYEYHMEGNHLHLGPLIGIITLPRYFDNPRQQILRFTNYDNIKGLIFICKLTTIKRKRQTIDGLYYNPKTNDFEQGVFPYPNAFYNRVGLKKASYTHLKEHIGAAIFNYPYENTDKWSFHKMMIKKHDISPHLPHTMNYSNSKSLIEMLRDFPSVYIKPSTTAGGYGIIHVEKNEKHFVVTDSAGNRQVVSSQNSLIQKLKGQMDKGRKYIIQQDIPFRFEGSKVDFRMYIQKNELKDWIYTGLETKVANEGSIISNSKNRKTVLPGKEALTQIFCLSEEEATKKIEEISALFIKVLNVLERKSHIGDSAIDFIIDENHKVWILEVQLNYAAEIKAFRSETEQKVLPYILPTPLEYAKSLTGF; translated from the coding sequence ATGCGATTTAATCCAAGTGATATACCGAAAATAGCTATAACAGGTAGTGTAGGTAAAACAACAACTAGGGAAATGCTAGGATCCATATTAGATGTTAAGTGGAAGGTTCTTAAGAATAGTGAAAATAAGAACTTACCCCTCCAAAATAAAGCTGCTTTGAACAACTATAATTCTTCATACAAAGCTATACTTCTAGAAATGGGTATGGGCCAGCCAGGTGCAGCAAAACGGCACTGCAAAATTATTGAACCAAATATCGCTATCATAACTAAAATAGGTAGAGCTCACTATGGAAATCTTGGAAATAGTATTGAGTCTACCGCAAAAAACAAGTCTGAGTTGATTAAGTACATGCACCCTACAGGGACGTTGTTGATAAATGCTGATGACGAGAACTCCAGGTTATTAGAAACTGATAAATTTAAAGGGGAAATAGTAACCATAGGAATTGCAAACAAAGCTGATTACCAAGCAAGTGAGGTAGAGTTTTTGGAAGATGGAATGGGGTTTAAAGTTGGAGAAAATAGTTTTTTCGTTCCCACCTTTGGAGTTCATAATGTTTATAATGCTCTATTTGCCATTGCAACTGCACATAGACTTAAGTTTAGCATGGACGAAATTAGAAAAGGTCTAGAAAATTACCAAGTACCAACAAAGAGATTAAACTTTCACTTTTTAAAAGAAAACTCCATATTGATTGACGATACAGTTAATGCAAACCCTGAATCCGTAAAAACAGCAATAGATGTTTTAGCTGAAAAAGGTAAGGGAAGAAAGAAGATAGTTGTACTTGGGAGTATGAAGGAGCTTGGAGATTATGAAACTAGAGGACATATGGAAGTTGGACAGTATTTAGTCCAAAATAATGTTGATTTTATATTTACCTATGGGAAAGAGGCAGAACTTATAGGTGTTGGGGCAATTGAAAAAGGTTTTCCCAAAGACAGAGTAAGACATTTTGATAACAAAACTAAGCTACACAAAGAGCTATGTGTAGCTATCGAGAAAGAAAGCATTATTTTAGTTAAGGGATCTAGTAAAATGAGAATGTATCAAACTATAAGATATATAAAAGATTATCTTCAATATACTCTTTGTATAGATGATAACTTAAGAGGTCCTTATATAAAAATGAATACTTATACTTTTGAAAGCTTAGGTGTTGAATCCAAATATATAAATTTACACTTTGGTGCACTAGTAAAGAAACTTGAAGTGCATATAGACCCTAAAGCAGAAAATGGGACTATTACATTACCTAAACAATTAAATGAAACTATAAGTATTCCAGATGTAACATACGAATACCATATGGAAGGAAATCATTTACATTTGGGGCCGCTCATTGGCATAATCACTCTACCGAGATATTTTGACAATCCACGTCAACAAATTTTACGTTTTACCAATTACGACAACATAAAAGGACTTATCTTTATATGTAAATTGACTACAATTAAACGTAAGAGACAAACAATTGATGGTCTTTATTATAATCCCAAGACCAATGATTTTGAACAAGGAGTATTCCCATATCCTAACGCATTTTACAATCGCGTTGGGTTAAAAAAAGCAAGCTACACCCATCTTAAGGAGCATATAGGTGCAGCAATATTTAACTACCCCTATGAGAACACTGATAAGTGGTCCTTCCACAAGATGATGATTAAAAAACATGATATATCTCCACACTTACCCCATACAATGAATTACAGTAATAGTAAAAGCTTAATAGAAATGTTACGTGACTTCCCATCAGTATATATTAAACCATCTACCACTGCTGGAGGTTACGGTATTATTCATGTGGAAAAAAATGAAAAGCATTTTGTAGTAACTGATTCTGCAGGTAATAGGCAGGTTGTATCAAGCCAAAATAGTCTTATACAGAAACTTAAAGGACAGATGGATAAGGGAAGGAAGTATATCATTCAACAGGATATACCTTTTAGGTTTGAAGGTTCTAAGGTAGATTTTAGAATGTATATTCAAAAAAATGAACTTAAGGACTGGATATACACCGGCCTTGAAACTAAGGTGGCTAATGAGGGAAGTATTATATCAAACTCAAAAAATAGGAAAACTGTTTTGCCTGGAAAAGAAGCTTTGACTCAAATTTTCTGTTTAAGTGAAGAAGAAGCAACAAAGAAGATAGAGGAAATAAGTGCTTTATTTATAAAGGTGTTAAATGTATTGGAAAGAAAAAGTCATATAGGAGATTCTGCCATAGATTTTATTATAGATGAAAACCATAAGGTTTGGATACTTGAAGTACAGTTAAACTATGCTGCAGAAATTAAAGCTTTCCGTTCAGAAACTGAGCAGAAAGTATTGCCATATATACTTCCAACACCATTAGAATATGCAAAATCCTTGACAGGCTTTTAA
- a CDS encoding TPM domain-containing protein: MVFSVLLLMGCEEIQYPDATGYVNDYDNIMSSQGKNDLESLLTQLDEKTGIQIAIAVLETINGADSRDYTTRLFEKWQVGSKNDEGVLIVLVTGENSIEVEVGYGLEHVLTDARVGNMLDTYFLPHFRANDLEQGLVNGVNAMVAHLAEYKELEIDTDYRTIPQDGYGSDMDVPGYLIFILVVCAIGITLVVSFFANRCPKCKKKLTVRTTILKHPSMMSNGYGMKNKHCNHCNYSSDKRYVIPRRTNHITRGGFGGGGSKGGFGGFGGGSSGGGGAGRKW, encoded by the coding sequence GTGGTTTTTAGTGTCTTATTATTAATGGGGTGTGAGGAAATCCAGTATCCTGATGCTACAGGATACGTAAATGATTACGATAACATAATGAGTAGTCAGGGTAAAAATGACTTAGAAAGCTTATTGACACAGCTCGATGAGAAAACTGGTATTCAAATTGCTATTGCAGTGTTAGAGACCATAAACGGAGCTGATTCTAGGGATTATACCACTAGACTGTTTGAAAAGTGGCAAGTAGGGTCAAAAAATGACGAAGGTGTATTGATAGTATTAGTAACTGGTGAAAACAGTATAGAAGTGGAAGTTGGCTATGGACTGGAACACGTCTTAACGGACGCTAGGGTAGGAAATATGTTGGATACATACTTTCTTCCTCACTTTAGAGCCAATGACTTAGAGCAGGGATTAGTTAACGGGGTCAACGCCATGGTGGCTCACTTAGCGGAGTATAAAGAATTGGAAATTGACACTGACTATAGAACAATTCCTCAGGATGGATATGGATCTGATATGGATGTACCAGGATATCTTATTTTTATTTTGGTTGTTTGTGCAATAGGAATTACCTTAGTTGTCAGTTTTTTTGCTAACAGGTGCCCTAAGTGCAAAAAGAAATTAACTGTTAGGACAACGATACTTAAGCATCCATCTATGATGAGCAATGGATATGGTATGAAAAATAAACACTGTAATCATTGTAACTACTCCTCAGATAAAAGATATGTGATACCAAGACGCACTAACCATATAACCAGAGGTGGATTTGGTGGTGGAGGCTCTAAAGGTGGTTTTGGTGGCTTTGGAGGAGGCTCTAGTGGCGGCGGTGGTGCAGGAAGAAAATGGTAA
- a CDS encoding LemA family protein — translation MQVERKSFSMVPIVILLILVFVGLSFMFTYNSIISLEENVDEARSNVNVDLQRRYDLIPNLVSVVKGYAEHEQEIYDKLLQARASLSGNPMSSGNEEIRRELEQGLGRLLALSEDNPELKANEQFIALMDQLEGTENRLATSRRRYNEAAVKFNKRIRRFPGNIVAGFMGAERVDTIQENPEHQDAPQVNF, via the coding sequence ATGCAAGTTGAAAGAAAAAGTTTTTCAATGGTTCCAATTGTTATCCTATTAATTTTAGTTTTTGTTGGTTTAAGTTTTATGTTCACCTACAATTCAATAATTAGCCTCGAAGAAAATGTAGATGAGGCTAGGAGTAATGTAAATGTAGATTTACAAAGAAGGTACGATTTAATACCCAATTTAGTAAGTGTAGTTAAAGGTTATGCTGAACATGAACAAGAAATATATGATAAGTTATTACAGGCAAGAGCTAGCTTATCAGGTAATCCCATGTCCAGTGGCAATGAAGAGATTAGAAGGGAACTTGAGCAAGGATTGGGTAGACTTTTAGCCCTCTCTGAAGATAACCCAGAACTCAAAGCTAATGAGCAATTTATTGCTTTAATGGATCAGCTAGAAGGAACAGAAAATAGGTTAGCTACGTCTAGAAGGCGTTATAACGAAGCAGCTGTTAAATTTAATAAAAGAATTAGACGTTTTCCAGGTAATATTGTAGCAGGATTTATGGGAGCTGAAAGGGTAGATACTATCCAAGAGAATCCAGAGCACCAGGATGCACCTCAAGTTAACTTCTAA
- a CDS encoding aminoglycoside phosphotransferase family protein: MIEKINYVLSKSHGKKIIHTDYKIQKLHGGDVGDVQLITGIAETTNGEKFPYKLVLKIQKKWERYGDVSSWRREYDLYASDFSTVFSDLLSWPKCYHAEINGDVTQIWMEFIEGLSGNDLTIEMLEHTARELGRFQGKLFKENPASLSNISNLGKTDFMKNDYNQWDHQTVEYQYIRSLNCEIPQHLCQMLIDMDNEAETVFEKISNLPVVLCHRDLWLENIFYTNGKSYLIDWDTSGWGFMGEDIASLIVDETDSDYLVEYYGKLVPAYYKGISEYVDISLIDDDYIWEMILLKFGYRIVGYYMFAKSPEAKKEQINALQKIYEMQSI, encoded by the coding sequence ATGATTGAAAAAATAAACTATGTTTTATCTAAATCCCACGGCAAAAAAATAATTCACACAGATTACAAAATACAAAAACTCCACGGTGGTGATGTGGGAGATGTACAACTAATAACGGGAATTGCCGAAACCACAAATGGTGAAAAATTTCCGTATAAGCTTGTCTTGAAGATACAAAAAAAATGGGAAAGATATGGAGATGTTTCGTCATGGCGTAGAGAATACGACCTCTATGCTTCAGACTTCAGCACCGTTTTTTCTGATTTACTCAGTTGGCCTAAATGCTATCATGCTGAGATAAACGGCGATGTAACACAGATATGGATGGAATTTATCGAAGGCCTATCAGGCAATGATCTTACAATTGAAATGCTTGAACATACGGCGAGAGAACTTGGACGCTTTCAAGGCAAACTTTTTAAGGAAAATCCAGCTTCACTAAGTAACATCTCAAATTTAGGTAAGACTGATTTCATGAAAAATGATTATAACCAGTGGGATCATCAAACAGTGGAGTATCAATATATTCGCTCCCTTAATTGTGAAATACCTCAACATCTGTGTCAGATGCTTATTGATATGGATAACGAAGCTGAAACAGTGTTTGAGAAAATAAGCAACCTTCCTGTGGTACTATGCCATAGGGATCTCTGGCTAGAAAACATATTTTATACCAATGGAAAAAGTTACCTTATTGACTGGGACACATCCGGATGGGGCTTTATGGGTGAGGACATAGCAAGCTTAATCGTAGACGAGACAGATAGTGATTATCTAGTTGAATACTATGGCAAGCTTGTACCTGCATATTATAAAGGTATTTCAGAATATGTTGATATTTCATTGATTGATGACGACTATATCTGGGAGATGATCCTTTTAAAATTCGGATATAGAATTGTAGGTTATTATATGTTTGCAAAATCACCTGAAGCAAAAAAAGAGCAAATAAATGCCCTTCAAAAAATATATGAAATGCAGTCTATATAG
- a CDS encoding GNAT family N-acetyltransferase, producing the protein MSQIKLIKPTMGYAKEIMKYRQEFLDSGDDLAGCGNLRLCSSAQEWIHGLNILENKDTCPKDKVTSNTYLAIRHSDNKIIGIIDFRHHIDHPILSLWGGHIGYSVRPSERRKGYATQMLRENLVNCKQHGLEKVLVCCDFDNIASKKTISANGGIFEKEIMVDGGKIERYWIQL; encoded by the coding sequence ATGTCTCAAATTAAACTAATAAAACCTACTATGGGATATGCCAAGGAAATTATGAAATATAGGCAAGAATTTCTTGACTCAGGTGATGACCTAGCGGGCTGTGGTAACCTACGCCTATGTTCTTCCGCCCAGGAATGGATTCATGGGTTAAACATCCTTGAGAATAAAGATACTTGCCCAAAAGATAAGGTTACTTCAAATACCTACTTGGCAATAAGACATAGTGACAATAAAATTATCGGTATTATTGACTTCAGGCATCACATTGATCACCCAATTCTAAGTCTTTGGGGAGGACATATTGGTTATTCTGTCCGACCTTCAGAAAGAAGAAAGGGATACGCAACGCAAATGCTTAGAGAAAATCTTGTGAATTGCAAACAACATGGTTTAGAAAAAGTTCTTGTGTGTTGTGATTTTGATAATATTGCAAGCAAAAAAACAATATCTGCTAATGGGGGCATATTTGAAAAAGAAATAATGGTAGATGGAGGTAAAATAGAGCGTTATTGGATTCAGTTATAA
- a CDS encoding ABC transporter permease: MGKIFMLSFANIKKSKGHAVSILLLFIIAAMLLNLGLLILVNFGGYFEDIIEELNSSDVYYLMPDNLYSSKIDEYINSNDNIETLQRESAIWVMGTIPYNGSFRDSVFLINNARGTRNISNWKFVGEHLPPDSMSIYVPYVMKVDGGYSLNDEFMMELKDITLNFTIKGFIEDVFFSSLDTVIMGVYLPNDTYETVLERLGDEHNATLIFANLREGNNDLEKGIRDIIREDNPHIAAYGNFNPNNFLSLELEHVKMSRSMMAGGISVMMIAFSTIITVVCLIVVRYRIVNSIEEDMTKIGSLKAVGYTSKQIILSIVTQFSIISLIGSVGGISLSYLATPVLSKVFAHQSGLRWEQGFDGVISAISLFVILSIVALVSLMASWHINKLNPIVALRGGIMTHSFRKNHMPLHKTKGSLPSVLAFKLMLQNMRQSIMISIIFMVVSFASAFAFVMFYNSTIDTTAFAEIPGVEQSHVIAMFNNSADSTSTVENIKNLENVKKAQFIDTTIVKYGNREIVSFVMDDFSEKVTNTVYDGRYPIHSNEIVVSGYLANSIDKRIGGSIVLEVGDRQAEFIITGLSQGAPRGELSIVSIQHQGILRLFPDFQQLDLHIYLDKNIESSEFRDKIENLYGYSFATTIDMYKEFQDGMGQFSSVLSMVGITILVITLFVVILVLYFVINSSVIRKKHELGLQKALGFTTFQLMKQLSLGLLPPIVMGVFIGSMLGMTQTNSIMTITQKTMGIMRANYIITPSWIIILGAIIVLVSYVFSMLITYRIRKITAYSLVNE; the protein is encoded by the coding sequence ATGGGTAAGATATTTATGCTTAGTTTTGCAAATATCAAAAAGAGTAAGGGTCATGCTGTGTCAATACTTCTCTTGTTTATAATTGCAGCAATGCTCTTAAATTTAGGACTATTAATTTTAGTAAATTTTGGAGGTTATTTTGAAGATATAATTGAGGAGTTGAATTCTTCGGATGTCTATTATTTGATGCCCGACAATCTATACAGCTCCAAAATAGATGAGTATATCAACAGTAATGATAATATTGAAACCCTTCAAAGGGAAAGTGCCATATGGGTAATGGGGACCATCCCTTATAACGGCAGTTTTCGTGATAGCGTTTTCCTTATTAACAATGCCCGCGGGACTAGGAATATTTCAAATTGGAAATTTGTTGGAGAACACCTTCCCCCTGATTCAATGTCCATATATGTTCCATATGTAATGAAGGTTGACGGTGGATACAGTTTGAACGATGAGTTTATGATGGAACTTAAGGACATTACCTTAAACTTTACCATTAAAGGATTTATAGAGGATGTATTTTTTAGCTCCTTAGATACAGTAATTATGGGAGTTTACCTGCCAAACGATACCTACGAGACTGTTTTAGAAAGACTGGGAGATGAGCACAACGCTACCTTGATATTTGCTAATCTAAGGGAAGGTAATAACGACTTAGAAAAAGGAATAAGGGATATTATCAGAGAGGATAACCCCCATATTGCAGCTTATGGAAATTTTAATCCAAATAATTTTTTAAGTTTGGAACTAGAACATGTAAAAATGTCCCGTTCCATGATGGCTGGTGGCATATCGGTGATGATGATAGCCTTTTCAACCATAATTACTGTTGTTTGCCTTATTGTTGTACGATATAGAATTGTAAATAGTATTGAGGAGGATATGACCAAGATTGGCTCCCTTAAGGCAGTGGGCTATACCAGTAAACAAATAATACTATCCATTGTTACACAATTTTCCATTATATCCCTTATAGGGAGTGTCGGGGGAATTTCATTATCATACCTGGCAACTCCTGTACTATCAAAGGTTTTTGCCCATCAGTCAGGATTAAGATGGGAGCAGGGGTTTGATGGAGTGATTAGTGCCATCTCACTATTTGTTATACTATCTATTGTGGCTTTAGTTTCCCTTATGGCTTCATGGCATATAAACAAACTTAACCCCATAGTAGCTTTAAGGGGAGGAATTATGACCCATAGTTTCCGCAAAAACCATATGCCCCTTCACAAAACTAAGGGAAGTCTACCTTCTGTTTTAGCTTTCAAACTAATGCTTCAAAATATGAGACAGAGTATTATGATAAGTATAATTTTCATGGTTGTTTCTTTTGCAAGCGCATTTGCCTTTGTTATGTTTTACAATTCTACCATTGACACAACAGCATTTGCAGAAATTCCAGGGGTTGAACAGTCCCATGTCATTGCAATGTTTAACAATAGTGCTGATAGTACAAGTACCGTTGAAAATATCAAAAACTTAGAGAATGTAAAAAAGGCTCAGTTTATTGATACAACTATTGTAAAGTATGGCAATAGAGAAATAGTATCCTTTGTAATGGATGATTTTTCTGAAAAGGTAACCAATACAGTCTATGATGGTAGATATCCCATTCATAGTAATGAAATTGTTGTTTCAGGATACCTGGCTAATAGTATAGACAAAAGAATAGGGGGTAGTATTGTGCTGGAGGTGGGAGATAGGCAAGCAGAGTTTATCATCACAGGTTTATCTCAAGGGGCTCCTAGGGGTGAGTTAAGTATTGTTAGTATCCAGCATCAAGGTATTTTAAGGCTATTTCCAGATTTTCAGCAGCTAGACCTGCATATATACCTTGATAAAAATATTGAATCATCAGAGTTTAGAGATAAAATTGAGAATCTTTATGGGTATTCCTTTGCTACTACAATTGATATGTATAAAGAGTTTCAGGACGGGATGGGTCAATTTTCATCTGTATTATCAATGGTTGGTATTACAATATTAGTTATTACGTTATTTGTGGTGATTCTTGTTTTATACTTTGTTATTAACTCCTCTGTTATTAGGAAAAAACATGAATTGGGCTTACAAAAAGCCCTCGGATTTACCACATTTCAGCTTATGAAACAGCTTTCCTTAGGACTTTTGCCTCCTATTGTAATGGGTGTATTCATAGGAAGCATGTTGGGGATGACTCAAACCAATTCCATAATGACAATTACCCAAAAAACCATGGGTATTATGAGGGCAAACTATATCATTACCCCTTCTTGGATAATTATCCTTGGAGCCATTATTGTATTAGTATCCTATGTATTCTCCATGCTTATTACCTACCGGATCAGAAAAATCACCGCATATTCACTGGTAAACGAATAA
- a CDS encoding ABC transporter ATP-binding protein, with amino-acid sequence MMDKDVTSGNPIISTDKLCKTFSYGGVQQHILKNLDIEIYEGDFTVIMGSSGAGKSTLLYALSGMDKPTLGTIKFNQSVISDLSNDKLAVFRRLNCGFVFQQIYLMDNMSILDNILISGLLISSDRKAIAERAKDLLTQVGLNETIWNKFPSQLSGGEAQRAAIVRALVNNPKVIFADEPTGALNSGAGKATLDVLTEVNNRGQSIIMVTHDIKSARRGNRILYMRDGSIQGVCDLGKYVSGDKNRQDKLHSFLNEMGW; translated from the coding sequence ATGATGGATAAAGATGTAACTAGTGGTAACCCTATAATAAGTACAGATAAGCTTTGTAAAACATTTTCATACGGTGGTGTGCAGCAACATATTCTTAAAAACCTTGACATTGAAATATATGAGGGGGATTTTACTGTAATCATGGGTTCTTCTGGGGCAGGGAAATCAACACTGCTTTATGCATTGTCAGGGATGGATAAACCAACCTTAGGAACAATTAAATTTAACCAAAGTGTAATTTCAGACTTATCTAACGATAAGCTTGCGGTTTTTAGAAGATTGAATTGCGGTTTTGTCTTTCAACAAATATATCTCATGGATAACATGAGTATACTGGACAATATCCTTATAAGTGGCCTCCTTATTAGTAGTGATAGAAAGGCTATTGCTGAAAGGGCAAAGGATTTGCTTACACAGGTAGGTCTAAACGAAACAATTTGGAATAAGTTTCCATCTCAATTATCAGGGGGAGAAGCCCAGCGCGCTGCCATTGTTAGAGCGTTGGTTAATAACCCAAAAGTAATATTTGCAGATGAACCCACCGGTGCACTAAACTCCGGGGCAGGTAAAGCTACCTTAGATGTATTAACAGAGGTCAATAATAGGGGGCAAAGCATTATCATGGTTACACACGATATAAAGTCCGCAAGGCGTGGTAATCGTATTTTGTATATGCGTGATGGTTCAATTCAAGGGGTTTGTGACTTGGGTAAATATGTTAGTGGCGATAAAAACAGGCAGGATAAACTACATTCATTCCTAAATGAAATGGGGTGGTAA